From a single Geminocystis sp. M7585_C2015_104 genomic region:
- the sppA gene encoding signal peptide peptidase SppA, with protein sequence MKDFLKHTFASFIGTVSGLFFVVFTSGGALVLLTSYLSSIPPTIEDKSVLVFELKNTVRDYNNSSVFGEITGDNYIGLNDIIYAVNKAAEDPRIYALYIDGSKGNISTGYASISEIRKALEKFKKSGKKIIAYLNSAQESDYLLASVADEIVINPLGGIEINGLATSQLFFASALKRYGIGVQVIRAGKYKSAVEPFTMDKFSEENRSQTKEILSDIWVNLRRSVSKSRNLNESIIDDIANNKGILLSHEAEKIKLVDKVKYPDEVTEEIKQITNSKEEEDFPQITISDYVAAKSTTKAKNRIAILYLEGTIVDGRGKVGEVGSEDFVKEIRKIRQDDNIKGVVLRINSPGGSAPASDSIWRQLQLLAKEKPLVVSMGDVAASGGYWVATAGERIFADHNTITGSIGVFGLIFNFQNLARNNGINNDVIKTNDLADLNNSFSQKDERELAIFQKGVDRVYELFLQRVSQSRKMPVNRVIQIAEGRIWSGERAKEIGLVDELGGLEEAISYLSEKLQLNDNYQIVTYPESQHFIFDLLQNFGGIETISKREEITRNISGFCCWPGERSIRRIIADALSSDGFKIYSILPYELEIK encoded by the coding sequence ATGAAAGACTTTTTAAAACATACATTTGCTAGTTTTATAGGCACCGTGTCCGGCCTATTTTTTGTTGTCTTCACCTCAGGAGGTGCCCTTGTTCTTTTGACCTCTTATCTGTCGTCTATTCCTCCTACCATAGAAGACAAATCCGTACTGGTTTTTGAGCTAAAAAATACAGTGCGTGACTACAATAATTCCTCCGTTTTTGGTGAAATTACTGGGGACAATTACATCGGACTAAATGATATAATATATGCTGTTAATAAGGCGGCAGAGGACCCACGGATTTATGCATTGTATATTGACGGGAGTAAGGGCAATATTTCCACCGGTTATGCTTCCATCTCGGAAATTAGAAAAGCCCTGGAAAAATTCAAAAAAAGCGGGAAAAAAATAATAGCATATCTAAACTCTGCTCAGGAGTCTGATTATCTTTTAGCATCAGTAGCCGATGAAATTGTAATCAACCCCCTGGGGGGCATAGAAATAAATGGATTAGCCACTTCTCAATTGTTTTTCGCCTCGGCATTGAAAAGATATGGCATAGGTGTTCAGGTAATAAGGGCGGGTAAATATAAGTCGGCAGTTGAGCCTTTTACCATGGACAAATTCAGTGAAGAAAACCGGAGCCAAACCAAAGAAATACTATCAGATATATGGGTTAACTTAAGGAGGAGTGTATCCAAATCTCGCAATTTAAACGAAAGTATTATAGACGATATAGCTAACAATAAAGGCATATTATTATCTCACGAGGCGGAAAAAATTAAACTGGTTGATAAGGTAAAATACCCAGATGAAGTTACTGAAGAGATTAAACAGATAACTAATAGCAAAGAGGAAGAAGACTTTCCTCAAATAACTATTAGTGACTATGTGGCAGCTAAATCAACCACCAAGGCAAAAAATAGAATTGCCATCCTCTATCTGGAAGGCACTATTGTGGATGGAAGGGGGAAAGTAGGAGAAGTAGGAAGTGAAGACTTTGTGAAAGAAATCAGAAAAATACGCCAGGATGATAACATAAAGGGTGTAGTCCTGAGGATAAATAGTCCAGGGGGTAGTGCCCCTGCTTCTGATAGTATTTGGCGTCAGCTACAACTCCTGGCAAAGGAAAAACCCCTGGTGGTGTCTATGGGGGATGTAGCCGCCTCTGGGGGTTACTGGGTGGCCACAGCAGGAGAGAGGATTTTTGCTGACCATAATACTATAACTGGCTCCATTGGCGTTTTTGGTTTAATTTTTAATTTTCAGAATTTAGCCCGTAACAATGGCATAAACAATGATGTAATCAAAACCAACGATTTGGCAGATTTAAATAATAGTTTTTCCCAAAAAGACGAGAGGGAATTGGCAATCTTTCAAAAAGGGGTGGACAGGGTGTACGAGCTATTCTTGCAACGAGTCTCCCAGTCAAGAAAAATGCCCGTTAATAGGGTAATTCAGATAGCAGAGGGAAGAATTTGGTCAGGGGAAAGGGCAAAAGAAATTGGATTGGTGGACGAGTTAGGGGGTTTGGAGGAGGCCATATCCTACCTGAGTGAGAAACTGCAACTGAACGACAATTATCAGATAGTTACCTACCCAGAAAGCCAACACTTTATATTCGATTTACTCCAAAATTTTGGTGGCATTGAAACGATTAGTAAGAGAGAGGAAATAACCAGAAATATTTCAGGTTTTTGCTGCTGGCCAGGGGAGAGGAGCATTAGGAGAATAATCGCAGATGCCCTGTCTTCAGATGGGTTTAAAATTTACAGCATTCTCCCCTATGAACTGGAGATAAAATGA
- a CDS encoding class I SAM-dependent methyltransferase, translating to MSIKTLSLTPQLYDYFLSISLRESPILKEIRQRGYSHPMGRMQIAPEQAQFLSFLLKSMGAKKVLEIGVFLGYSSTAMALALPPDGKLIACDNNPQFAEMARTNWQKAKVESKITLKLAPAINTLEELLQEGEGGTFDFVFIDADKENQEQYYEYSLQLVRKGGIIAVDNVLWYGRVAQPEVDDETTKKIREFNQKLLRDERIDLTVLPIGDGLTLALKR from the coding sequence ATGAGCATTAAAACCCTAAGCCTAACACCCCAGCTGTATGATTATTTTCTATCCATTTCCCTTAGAGAGTCGCCTATACTAAAAGAAATTCGCCAACGAGGCTACTCCCACCCTATGGGAAGAATGCAAATAGCCCCAGAACAAGCACAGTTTCTCTCTTTCCTGCTAAAATCCATGGGGGCAAAAAAAGTACTAGAAATAGGTGTTTTCCTAGGTTACAGTTCCACTGCAATGGCTTTGGCCCTGCCGCCAGATGGAAAACTAATCGCCTGTGATAACAATCCCCAATTCGCAGAAATGGCCCGCACTAACTGGCAAAAAGCTAAAGTGGAATCTAAAATAACCCTTAAATTGGCCCCCGCTATCAATACCCTGGAAGAATTGTTACAAGAGGGAGAGGGCGGTACTTTTGACTTTGTATTTATAGATGCTGACAAGGAGAATCAAGAACAGTATTATGAGTATTCCCTACAACTGGTAAGAAAAGGGGGAATAATTGCCGTAGACAATGTATTATGGTATGGTAGGGTAGCACAACCGGAAGTAGACGACGAAACAACGAAAAAAATCAGAGAATTTAACCAGAAACTGTTAAGAGACGAAAGAATAGACTTAACCGTGTTACCCATAGGAGATGGACTAACCCTGGCTCTAAAAAGATAG
- a CDS encoding serine/threonine protein kinase: MNSDKKREDRILAGRYHLVELVGSGAMGQVYRAEDKVLGGVTVAVKFLSHTLLNDKMRQRFEREATISALLGEKSLHIVKVRDYGVDENDVPFYVMEFLEGQSLSDIIKFQPLELKRFLRLTRQICVGLEAAHTGIMLHGELCQVVHRDIKPSNILVTKEPTLGELIKILDFGIARLVQANATQTHSFMGTLAYCSPEQMEGKKLDNRSDIYSLGVMMYEMLTLEMPILPDSSSFGAWYKAHHEYEPRPFDPRLNIPSELKSIILKCMAKSREDRPQTVGEIIKVIDNIEKGIQESATNERTYFSGHPTIASDVNKEVIRGDDTPTIAVQTPRQKNRIDTSPTEVVTQVSAGSTLSKLTWPKNKPLQKIVFPRIVTTETETFASLWVMLDKQDIINRLVSVRYNQFLFLQTPHPMILWITVIYNPTHGPRWLPCYLDLKSESSRQVVSLLADTGSYRILFFAIEEPDHCQHSMMSTIAANQCKIMKEWLRITATIKTSGEPAVSKRRLKEEFERLKPKILAKLAESYK; encoded by the coding sequence ATGAACTCAGACAAGAAAAGGGAAGATAGGATACTTGCAGGGCGCTACCATCTGGTAGAATTGGTGGGCTCGGGGGCAATGGGGCAGGTTTATCGAGCCGAGGATAAGGTGTTGGGAGGTGTCACCGTGGCCGTGAAATTCCTCTCCCATACCCTCCTCAATGATAAAATGAGACAGCGGTTTGAACGAGAGGCCACCATCAGCGCCCTGTTGGGAGAAAAAAGCCTCCACATCGTCAAAGTGCGGGATTACGGGGTGGATGAGAATGATGTGCCCTTCTACGTCATGGAGTTTTTGGAAGGACAAAGTTTAAGCGACATCATCAAGTTCCAACCCCTTGAACTAAAGCGCTTTTTACGCCTCACCCGCCAAATATGCGTTGGCCTTGAAGCTGCCCATACGGGTATCATGCTACACGGAGAACTATGCCAGGTTGTCCACCGGGATATAAAACCGAGTAATATACTGGTAACAAAAGAGCCTACACTGGGAGAGCTGATCAAAATCCTGGACTTTGGTATTGCAAGGTTAGTACAGGCCAATGCAACTCAAACCCATTCATTCATGGGGACTTTGGCCTATTGCTCACCGGAACAGATGGAGGGGAAAAAACTAGACAACCGTTCGGATATTTACAGTCTAGGGGTGATGATGTATGAGATGTTAACCCTAGAAATGCCCATCCTGCCGGACTCCTCCTCCTTTGGCGCCTGGTATAAAGCCCATCATGAGTACGAACCGCGGCCCTTTGACCCCCGTTTAAACATCCCCTCAGAGTTAAAGAGTATCATATTGAAGTGCATGGCCAAATCCCGGGAGGATCGTCCTCAGACAGTAGGGGAAATCATTAAGGTAATTGACAATATCGAAAAGGGAATCCAGGAATCAGCCACTAACGAAAGAACTTACTTTTCCGGCCACCCTACTATAGCTTCTGATGTAAACAAAGAAGTCATAAGAGGAGACGATACCCCAACCATTGCAGTCCAAACCCCCAGACAGAAAAACAGAATAGATACTAGTCCCACCGAAGTTGTTACCCAAGTATCCGCCGGTAGTACCCTCAGCAAACTAACTTGGCCCAAAAACAAGCCTCTGCAAAAAATCGTCTTCCCCCGTATCGTTACCACCGAAACCGAGACCTTTGCCAGTCTCTGGGTAATGTTGGATAAACAAGACATTATCAATCGACTCGTCAGTGTGCGCTACAATCAGTTTCTCTTTCTCCAAACCCCCCATCCCATGATTCTTTGGATTACAGTTATATACAATCCCACTCATGGCCCCAGATGGCTACCCTGTTATTTAGACCTAAAAAGTGAATCCTCCCGACAAGTAGTTTCTCTCCTGGCAGACACTGGCAGTTACCGCATTCTCTTTTTTGCCATAGAAGAACCAGACCACTGTCAACATAGTATGATGTCTACTATTGCCGCTAATCAGTGTAAAATCATGAAAGAATGGCTCAGAATCACCGCCACCATAAAAACCAGTGGTGAGCCGGCCGTCAGCAAGAGGAGACTAAAAGAAGAATTTGAGCGTCTTAAACCCAAAATCCTGGCTAAGCTGGCGGAAAGCTACAAGTAA
- a CDS encoding aldo/keto reductase, with translation MLYRRFGRTELQMPVFSCGGMRYQYKWQDVSWQEIPPDNQANLEATIRRSVELGINHIETARYYGTSEMQLGRILPHIPRDSIIVQTKVPPQEDGKKFRQIFEQSLANLRLEYVDLLSFHGINTPQLLEYSLRCLEEARKLQQEGKVRFLGFSTHGATNLIIQTIETNQFDYVNLHWYWIFQDNWKAIETAHKYDMGVFIISPSDKGGMLYKPPKKLVQLCQPLSPMVFNDLFCLSHPQVHTLSIGAAKPTDFDEHLKTIPLLPHAHQILPPIIERLENEAKRVLGEEWWYSWRVGLPSYEETPGNINIPVILWLRNLALAYDLVEFAKNRYNLLGNGSHWFPGEKANRVAEFDLSECLKNSPHRHVIPRLLAETDAMLGGEAVKRLSQT, from the coding sequence ATGCTTTATCGTAGGTTTGGCAGGACGGAATTACAAATGCCCGTATTCTCCTGCGGCGGCATGCGTTATCAGTATAAATGGCAGGACGTCTCTTGGCAAGAAATACCCCCCGACAACCAAGCCAATCTGGAAGCCACCATCCGTCGCAGTGTGGAATTGGGAATCAATCACATCGAAACTGCCCGTTATTATGGCACCTCCGAGATGCAGTTGGGCAGAATTCTTCCCCATATTCCTAGAGATAGTATAATAGTCCAAACCAAGGTGCCCCCCCAAGAAGACGGTAAGAAGTTTAGGCAGATCTTTGAGCAATCCCTCGCCAACCTGCGTCTGGAATATGTAGACTTGTTATCCTTCCATGGAATCAACACCCCCCAACTTTTAGAATACAGCCTTAGGTGTCTGGAAGAGGCCAGAAAATTACAACAAGAGGGGAAGGTGCGTTTCCTCGGCTTTTCTACCCATGGGGCAACGAATTTGATTATCCAAACCATTGAAACTAACCAGTTTGACTATGTTAACCTCCACTGGTATTGGATTTTTCAAGATAACTGGAAGGCTATAGAAACTGCCCACAAGTACGACATGGGGGTGTTTATCATTAGTCCATCAGATAAGGGGGGAATGTTATATAAGCCTCCCAAAAAACTAGTACAACTGTGTCAGCCACTAAGCCCCATGGTATTTAATGATTTATTTTGTCTTTCCCACCCCCAGGTGCACACCCTCAGCATTGGTGCTGCCAAACCCACCGACTTTGACGAACATTTGAAAACTATACCTCTCCTCCCCCATGCCCACCAAATCCTACCCCCTATTATTGAACGTCTGGAAAACGAAGCCAAAAGGGTATTAGGAGAAGAATGGTGGTATAGCTGGCGGGTTGGCTTGCCTAGTTACGAAGAAACCCCCGGTAATATAAACATCCCCGTGATTCTCTGGTTGCGCAATTTGGCCTTGGCCTATGACCTAGTGGAGTTTGCTAAAAACCGTTATAATCTGTTGGGCAATGGCAGCCACTGGTTTCCCGGCGAAAAGGCAAATAGGGTGGCGGAATTCGACTTGTCTGAATGTCTCAAAAATAGCCCCCACCGACACGTCATCCCCCGACTTTTGGCAGAAACAGACGCCATGCTGGGGGGAGAAGCCGTCAAACGTCTGTCTCAAACCTAA